The segment TAACACCCCTCTCTCAATCCAAgtcaatatttattcttttaaataccCAAGTACTTTGTTAAGGCTTCTGAAATGTTAACTAAGGCGATTAAATTTCTATTGATTataagatagttttatttatgtaaCTGAAAGGTCGGAGAAAAATTTTAAGTCCCGAAATTTTCACCCCAACTGTTAGAACCTATCGGTATAGCGACctcattatatttcaaattcgTGTCTAGTATTGAAAAACGTAGACCCCCTATCGTacaatagatttttttctcaGGAATTTGCGTCACCAAATTACAAACAAGGGCGAGTATGAAATGTCACTGGTATATAGCATTAAATGCTCAATGTGTCACTGATAAAACCTGTAGTCATAACACACTCGAAAGTCGGGGTACTTAtcaccagttttttttttattacatgtcataataaattttcaaaataaaacttgagTAAATAAGGCGACATCAATACATAGTTTCGCTATTGAGGCAAACTTTTGATCATGAAAGGCACGGGTAGGTCCTACATCCACCTATTGGTGGTAGGACCCACTTCCAAACGCTTGCCGGAAATCCCCGGCAGAATTCCGGTGAAATGGGATTTTTTCCCCGAAGCCTTGTCCTTCCCACTGAGACTGGAAACACTGTGAACACTGTTTGGGGTGGGCTGGTCAGAGTGGCCAACTCCGTTGGAGGAATTCTCGCACACGGAGGGAGGGGCAGAGTGGGCCGCCTTGTTAGCCCCACCCCCCGTCCTCCTCTGGCCCTTATTGCCAGTAAGAGTATTAAACAGGGACTGTTTTGTTGTCTCTATTGCTAATTTGTAAGAATTAAGAGCTTTTTCTAGCTCGGGACTAGCGATGTGGAAATTGTCAGGTATAGAAGGAACACTCATTGTTGCTGCGTCGTTCCCGGTGGAATTTGTATAGCGTAATTGGTTTTGTTTCGATTTTTTAGACTCCGCGGCAATTATTCTTTGTGCGGGGGTGACTCTCTCCACCGGTTTCAGCTCGCCCCTTTGAGCCACCGATCTGACCGTCATAACTTCATCAGTATTCTGTCCATCTCTCTTTTTACTCTTTGACGAGATTTCTTTCGTTTGAAGGAAAAACTTTGCAATGTCTGCAGCCTCGTGCGATTTTCTCAGTCGCGAGTCGCGTCTGAGCTCTTCGTTCAAAGCACTTATTCTGGttgatattttatcaatattcaagTCACTAGAAGCTTTGTTCAACGGATTTGAGTCTTGAGTTTCGATTTTGTGCTCACTCACGCACTCTCGGTTAGATTTGGGTGTCGTCACGCGCACCTTGGGCTCGCGGCTGCTCTCTACCGCTTGGTCCCCTTTATCATTGACCGGTTTTTTATTCGATGTGTCCGACACACTTTCTCCCACTATTGATTGCTGGCGACGGTTGTGATTGTGAAACCTAATTTCCAAGTCTCGCCTCAAGTTCCGTTTTAACTCTTTATTAAACCGCTTGTTTTGCCAATGCATGGAAACAATTTCCGGGTGTTTCTTATGAATGGTGTACCACTCTCGCCTGTCACGATAGTCCAGAATCTTCACCGTCCGATAGTAAGCGTTGTTTGTGACGTAACGATACGTCCCCTGTTCAACGTTGGCCTTCCAACTTGGTACAGGAAAAGTATCAAAATCCTCGCCGACACACTTGACTGACGAGAGATTATTGTCCGGTTCTTCTGGCTTATTAACCTCGCGGTTCTGACGTTTGATTACGTTTGTGACCGGCGGCGCCGAGACATACCGTGGAAACGGTGCCGTGTTTTTCCAGGCCTTGACAGCTTCGTTCCAGTCATTATGCACTGTCGTTTTCTGTTTCGTGTCATCCAGAGGGTTGCTTTTTTCACTCTGCTCGATCAGAGTATTCGTGTACTTTCTATCGTTGTCGTAATGATTATCGTAAGAATCCGAATCCGCGTAAAAGTCTTTGAATATATTCACAAAAGTCATCTTCTTCACCCTCTCTACAAAACAAACACACCATGATCATCACGTACTAATATCGACATCATATTGGTTTTGTTTGAAGCACATTTTCTAAGCTGCTAAGGTTTAATGAGTACTTGCGTAAGAAAGTTTAATTAGTCTTGAAGCAGATCGATCGATTATGTATACCCGGTAAACGACCCGAAGTAAGCGCTTACAATCTGACAACTAATCTAACGACCCCAGATTTAAATTTCAGTCGTTATACTGACACAAATCTTTGTAggtgtaaaaagaaataaatacaggCATGAATGTGCATGATTCATCTGTTCATATCATGCTTTTTAACTGCTTCTTTGATGCGTTAGCACTCAATTCGTAAATGGTAGTGGGCCCTCAAAGTATGCACACAAATGTGTtatcaaatattgaatttatatgACTTATATAGACTTACCTTAGAACAATTTTAGTATCTCCCTGTCATGCCCATtgcacttttaaaatttaattaaattccaatttttaaattcaaatatcatGCCAACATTCACGGCTTTAAATGACAAACGCTTAAATCGATGCTTGATCTGCCTAACATAGTGCGAATTTCACATCACCCAGAGTAATTCAAAACAGCTGCAAGAACTGCATATCCTTAACGTTACATGCTGAAGAGGCACAAAAATACTCGATTCAAATCAGATTAATTTTCTTGTCTGTGCAACATGGATCTGTCTCCATTACTATCtagatatttattaaatttaaatgtctTTAAAGCAGAGTTAACAGTATAGCTGTTGACCTCACCGTAGCAACTAAAAATACACGACTCTCAACTTCTAAACTGGTTCTCCGGTTAGATATGCTTATAACATTAACTTTATTGTGTTTACGATTCTTGGTTATCTGTTTCAGGTTATGTTTAACTTAAATTGTTTCTGATCAATTATAATACAGTTTAGATAATATTATACTTAAACAgggaataaagtataataatcgTATAATTAAAAGTTAATGGTATAAGGGATAGTAGAAAAACAGGAAATATTTTTCACACATGCGCAGATGAATTTACCGCCGATCTTTCTCAAGCACTGGATCTAGAGAAAAACAAGGAAAGAAATCATGATTCGACACAAACTGAGAAAGGGCATCGTTCGATCTTCGGTGTTTTTAGCCAGTCAACATTGGCAATATTCTGGAAATGGGTTTCGTCGCTTGAACCAggtatatttaattttgatttgtgcGTATGGCGAATCTTTTGTgactttcattatttttcacctTCAAATAAAAACGTCGAAATCAGATAAATATATTCGTTGATCATTTATATGTAAcggttatatatttaaatagagAATTAGGATTGATCGAAATCTAACTTTCAATTTTAGAATAATTTTAAGGAAATATATCGAATATGTGAATGCATCTGTTTACAAGAATTAGCTTATTGACAGTAAATTTCTTTGCAGTAGTAATTAGACTACATTATATCTGTTTTTACCAGAGTGCATGATTTGGTTTTCATATTTACTCTTGGTATTTGCATGAGCATTGTTTAAAGATGAGTTGGACGCCTCCATTTTGTGTCATACCTTCTTTCTAtagataaacaattaaattaaccTAAACTCTATACGTTAAACTTTAATTTCAccaaatattatacataaagTCTTCATgtagatttactttatatataaatCGAAGAGATTTTCTCTCAATGAAATTAAGTGCACAgaaatttgaaatgtaaatttatgaaaGATGTAATTCTTGTAATATATGTGTAATTGAGGGTggcattcaatttctttttcaatgtatTATAGTTTAATTTTAGTTAATTAAATTTACTACTCTGCATTATATAAATTTCAGCTCCCTGACCATATTGTGGAAGATATTGGAGATGGCTCTGGTGTTCCAGAGGTTATTGTGGAACTGGACCAGTACAGCGCACAAATGAATGGGGAAGATGATGTGTGCATGGAAAATCTAAAGGTAGTATCTTTATCAGTCTAGACgggactcccaaaacggagttaactcccaaaacggagtcttTGGCTCCATCATGCATTGCGGTAAAATGgcgtttctaatgtaaacaacgtatgagttatgccccttagttctaaataaatctctaaaattggccaaaaacacgacaaaaattaattttaaactttcaaaaacatttctgaaCGTTTATTTGTCATATTTATGTCAAATGTTCATAACTGTTTACTTGTATTGCGtaagattaaattttaaaatcaaaaattcaCCCATATCTTCGATCGCGCATAACTATaacttttaagaaataaattaaatgcttggatatgattatttttcattgtttgttgaaatatagtctcatttacataattttcaggcttaattacttaattatcatgaataattatgcatttaataTGGTTAACTAACATCGGAAACGCGCCGAgcgattataattgttttaatgataaTTATCTGTTTAATTTATAGAGTTATTGTATCTAGAAAgacaatttgtttaattttctaggTTTTTAAACTACCAattctattttttcaaaacaaataagacGTTTTTAATCATCGCTAGAGCAGTCAGTTTTTGTTAGTTGTCGGGGCCCTATTCGTTTATGCACTTATCAATTTGTGTGTTTGGTGACTTTAAATTGTAACACAATACGAAGAAAGTacaatttaatgcaatttacctTTTAGTAACGATaaaattccatgaaaaacacaaaaatatcactttttaagCATCGTCCAAACATCCAACTTCGGAGATAAATAACTTTCTTAAGTGCAAATAAACACTTATTTCGTGCAAATACGATCGATAGTAAATTATATCCTGggtcttttaaaacatgttagaaGTCTGCCAACACATGCAGCACTTTGCAAGATGATTTCTCGTGGACCCCATGTTTTCATCGAAAAATCGCCATTTTTTGTATAAGTGCGCATGCGtagactcccaaaacggagtccaAAATACTTGcagaaattcacttccgttgactccgttttgggagtccgTCTAGACTgtttattagaaccattttaacaatatcTTAGATTTTCAATAGGATGCAGCTATTTATATCTTGCGTCAAACaagtaaaagaataaaaagatgaCAAGAATTCAaggaaatatacaccgattacGTAGTTTTAGCTCAAAAGCTAGACAAagcttgttgatttcaaagaccCATGGCTCAGTTgctagcaatgaaataaacatgcCCTTGTCATATTGATGTTTGAcgcaactacccaaagtccaagctcttgttaaaatggttctaaatcaaaatgttcagctttacattatttttagtattttaattGTTCATCAAATATTTCATGATTTAGCATAATTGAATACCAAAGAAGCAGTATTCACAGTTTGTTTTTCTATCAAAATGATTACACCCCtatgatttaaaatgtttaaaaattatttaaactcaACAGATTTGTTCTAAGTTTTCCTTACAATGGATAAACAAATGTTTTaggaggggtttttttttggtaagcATTCTCTTTTATCTGATTAATATATTCCGTTCCCAAATATGACCAAGCATGGACATGAATCCAATTTACggtataaaaaacaaaaagacatgAATTAACTAAGGCTTGGGTATTACAGATATGAAAAGTTTTTCATccagttatattttgaaatacggtgcacattcaataaaaaagaaaccttTGCTGAAAATTGTCATATCTTCATAGCAGATGTAAAAAATAACAGGACTTTGTTTGATTTAAgtggtatttttatattatatttttaaaccaaGTTTTAAggacaaaatgaaaataattgttcAGTGATTGTTGATGTATCGTTGTTTATTAAAACTTTTGTATAATTTCTAATTTTCTGTCATTGTGTGTTGACAGACATTGTTGGGCAATCTGATGAATTTTGAACCGAGAAGAAGCCAGGATGATGCCACTGCAGATGAAGAGCAAAACAAATATGCAGCACAGTTTCTGCAGCATGGTGGAGTAGAGGTAATATTATCAATTGTTATGTCAGACTTTCAAAAGCATATAAAGTAATAGTTGAATCTTTCATTTCATGTTTAGATATGTATAACCCATATTTGGCTTTACTAGTATGTATTTGTGATACTGAGAACATTCACAACTATTAAAATTGTTCAAGCCTTACAAAAAGATCATTAAAGTCTGAATAAATTCCACTGATTTTACCATGTATGAATTGTTTCTTACTTATAGGTCTTGATAAGGATCCTTATGTTCAACACACTGTTTCCTCAATCCAGCAAAAAGGCAAAAGGTGGGAACtgacaatttattttgtatctttttctgtgtattttattttcataattttaatgaTGCAAGATTTattctgattttttaatttgatatgaaaattgtTGTATATTGCCTACTGTAATTTTGCGATTGTTTCTGTGTAGTAGGATATTGCGAATCAGAAGTTGTCCTGAGAATCAAAAGTTTGGTCCTGGAAATCCTGACAAAGTTCCATGTCACTGTAAGTTTGAAATTAACATATTGCTTACTCTGGTCACTTATTTTCTCCCTCGTTTCACTCCTCCgaaaataaatcttttcttgtctaatttaaaaaacaacaacaaaatgaaaTAGGTTAGGTGCGTTCGTTACAAGATCGCATTtaataacaattaaacacaaacgtatatataaaataattgcataCCATATAAACAAACATGTAAATTGTGCAATACAGTGTACAGGGCGGGCAGGGAGGGTAACTATCAACTCCTTACAACCTTGTAACGAACGTCGCAATGACCAAAATCATGCATGAAAAACTATTTATACTACGCGCCAAGTCACTCGTGCGTGACGAAACTACTAATAATAGAATAAAGATTTCCGTAATGTCGTAAAATCAAAAAACGTTAAGAAATTCATTCATGGTCTCTGACTTAAGGTAACTCCGATCCTATAAAattatgggttcaaagttaaaaaacttaactttttttaacttattggacttgaatttcatcaaaaaataaagaaaatatatatgtatccatactatttaagatgtaaggtaataaaaaccaaaggctgaaattatcatctgaaaatcacacttttttgtttaaaaattaaatattagtggatgaacacttgtttgtctatttaaattttattgcttactatgccagaaaactaaaattaatttaaaaaaaagaaaaagttgtttacactggaaaaattatagcatttagatatatcacttagaggaaaatagaaaagagttatttccctttgtcattattgaattatgtcgaatataaggataaaaaacgcttattaaatatctccaagtaaacaatgatttgagtttttgatgtgcacctataataacatagaaattacaaatctacttgcaagaattttaatgaattcatggtttatgtaaaatgtatgacgtcacaagagggtggatttactttaaagCATTTCTCATTAACATTGAACATATGGTATTTTTAGTATGTACTTGTTTTCTTACAATTTCCTTTTACAAAGTTCAAGTTATAGGAAAACTGTAAATTAGAAGTTAATGAAACAAGCATAGCATGAGCCTTGTTTATAGGTCACATATTTCTAAGTTCTCTAAGTTTCTAAGTTCCTTGAGACTTCACTTCTCCCTAACAGGAAAATAGGGAGAAGTTGGAGAAATCAGGGAGACTTCCATTACTTAATGAAGGCACAACGCTAATGATGATATGTACACATATTTAacctttaataatttaaattagattagaTGCAAGTCAAAAGAGAAAacaacttttaacattttaaaaatgtatctaatttttttatttaatttatttgatgtattcatacattttattgatgaaatgttttgtaattattttagctaaatgacaaataaaatcaatttttgtatttatgtttattttggaggtattagtccaaccctttgacccaattacaactGTTATGTAGAGGATCTTATTCTTTTAAGATAAACAGGTTTTATGATTAAGTTAGCATTATTTTGGCAGAGATATTAACTAATAACAAGTAATTGTAAAATCAACATTAAAGAGATAAACATCCGTTGCACAGTATGTGGTTGCATCACCTGTATTTATAACCCTTAAAGATAAGACAGTTTTGAGTAATTGATCACAACAGGGGTTAACTGAGGCAGTGaaaatgtcttaaaaagtagataattatcattttattgcctTTCGGGTTGATTTACATGATTGTGAACTCATAATAAAGGGcgacttcaacttctctttTGGAGAAAATTCCGGCAAAGTTACCAATCAAAAAGCGACTTTTTCGCCCAAGTTGCCCCCTAGGTTGGTTCTTGTTACTTGTCATTTAATttttgacattcaaatttttttaagcatttgaaATACCCAAATTAAGAAGTTTagacattgaaaatggaaaaatgaaatagaaatattttagcTCAAAATTGTGATTATACCCTTTTAAGGCACAGTGATTTAAAAAGTGTATATAATATCTATTGTATTGATAATCATTTGTTTCCTTTGCAGTCTATAGGGGAACAGGTGACGTCCCTTCTGATGGTGGATGATGAGGTCCTGAATTATGTGTTCACCCTGCTTGCACACCAGAAAACTTTCATCAATGCCTGTCAGCTAATAGAAGACATGCTACAGTCCAGGAAAGAAGTCCTAGACCTTCACAGAATCAGTGAGTACACTCTGTAATGAGACCAGTCCTTCCGACTCAAGGACTTAACCAGTCTTACTAATGTTAACTCATCCAAATGGAGAGAAAAAGAATCAAGTagtattaatattgaattttgccccatattcttttttcatgttttgagttataatacatgtaaagcaTAAGAGTTAATATGGGTGCTGTTGTTTGTAGAGAATATTCGACCTTTGATACAGTCCCTGTCGGATCAGCAGCTGGCCAACTTCTGCCGCATTCTGGCTGTTGCCATCTCTGATTTGGATATCTATGAAAACAAATCTTCCTGTAAGTTTTGTATGTAGTATTTCTTTCTCTTAGTTAAAATAATATAGTTGAAgatcaaattcaaataataGAATTGTCATATACTGCCTTGTTTAGTCAATATTGTTAATCAGAACTTAGTGAATGTTACTGTAAAGTCTAGAGTAAAAAACACACTCATGTATAATGCCAACCACTACTCTCTAAAagttgaatgatttttcagttAAAGATTTTTATGTGATTGTGTTGATTATGTATTCCAAACTCTTATAAATTACAAGTGTgggtgacatacatgtattgtcatcATCAAGTCCAGCATACAGTTGGTCAAATCTAAACAACGTCTATGCATGTAAAACATAACAAATTTTTGTGCATAAggagtaaaaatatttttatttgaattatcaTCATTGAAAATCTTCctgcaaattatttttattataaaaatgtgatgCCCAACATGAGAAAACTGCAACTATTTGACACACAAAAACTTTTTGGACGAATTCAGATGTTAGAGATATGTAgttaataaagtatttttgatGAAAGAAGTAtttgtaaacttaaaaaaccTGCATGTTATGCTCAATATCGAGGAATGTACTCCTACAGTCCACACACAAAGAAACTGATGGAGGGATAAATAAATGTTTCCTGTTTGATATTCACCCCTAACTTTTGATACAAGAATTATGAGCAATAAAAAGTGATTTAATATGAGCTGGaaaaattgtgttttgtgcACGACacttaattaataaatgtttgatTGATTTCTTATACCATGTATTGTTGATATCCCTGTTGTAGTATTTGCACAGAACAAACAAAAGAGAACAAAGGGATTTGTAAATGTCAGAGACATCAACCAAGGtctgtgttttttattttttttataagggcAGTTTGAATTTGATGTTGATATGTTTTAGATTTACTTAACCTgatgatttgttatttttttatatacagagtTACTTCTGGGGATCCCTGAGCTGCTTCCAAGGCTGGTTAATTTGGCAGTGTCAAGGGACTGTAAGTACTTGTATTGATATAAAACATCTACTATGTATTgcttattgttttttaattgctttaaaagaattcattTAAAGTGTTCCATATCCGTTCAGAAAGATAAAAGACCTGAAGCAAAGTGTTACAAGACCTGATTATGAGAGTCGTTTTAACAacagcttggactttgggcagtATGCCACAAACTTCAATGTGATGAAGACAGCCTCTACTCATGGTTAACTGTCCATTCATTGGCCAATAGATAGGAATACATTCAACCCTATGACACTTGTCAGACTTTATCCATATTTCAATTGAAACAACAACACACAACAAAGCATATCTTGGAGAGAAAatttttgtcttattttgacagtatatgaatatttatgaGGTTCTCTTAGGAAATTAGGAGAAAAGAGGTCAATATTTGACAGAGTgttttaattaacaaactggATGGTAACATCTCACCGAAAGTTTAAgctttgttaaaatggttctgcCCATAAAAACATAAGTGCAACATTGTGTGTTTTTTCTGCATTGCTTAATGGTTttgggttgttgttgttgcacAGACACCCCACGCTACCGAGGGATGGTCAGTGAACTGGACTGTTGGATGGAGTGGATCGAGAACCAGATGGCCGAGGAAATGTATGACAGCCCTTCATTGGACGACTTCGAAGATTTTATCGGAGGTgagcaatttatttttattatcaatttattaatcaGTATGCACCATTTCTATTGAATACAAAGATGTTTCATATGACTTTTGAATGATATATAATGTCAGATGATTTGAACTTTGCTATTTTTTGGTTTATGTGTCAATGCATAAACCATTAACAATGAGTATGTAATTTTCCTgtcataaataaataacatgtttatatttgaaataaatctttACACAAATAGGTTTCTATAATACGGTGTAGATAAAAGTTGTTAATGAGTGTGATGTGGTCTGGTTGTAGGAATCTCCGAGCCCACGACAGCGGGCGGGCCAATGAACCAACAGCAGGGGCTGAAGATCACAGAGGAACTGGTACAGAGGGTGGAGGTCGTTTACGTGCTGGGCCTGTTTCTGCTGGGGAAACACCGGAAAAAGGT is part of the Magallana gigas chromosome 3, xbMagGiga1.1, whole genome shotgun sequence genome and harbors:
- the LOC105329950 gene encoding uncharacterized protein, which codes for MTFVNIFKDFYADSDSYDNHYDNDRKYTNTLIEQSEKSNPLDDTKQKTTVHNDWNEAVKAWKNTAPFPRYVSAPPVTNVIKRQNREVNKPEEPDNNLSSVKCVGEDFDTFPVPSWKANVEQGTYRYVTNNAYYRTVKILDYRDRREWYTIHKKHPEIVSMHWQNKRFNKELKRNLRRDLEIRFHNHNRRQQSIVGESVSDTSNKKPVNDKGDQAVESSREPKVRVTTPKSNRECVSEHKIETQDSNPLNKASSDLNIDKISTRISALNEELRRDSRLRKSHEAADIAKFFLQTKEISSKSKKRDGQNTDEVMTVRSVAQRGELKPVERVTPAQRIIAAESKKSKQNQLRYTNSTGNDAATMSVPSIPDNFHIASPELEKALNSYKLAIETTKQSLFNTLTGNKGQRRTGGGANKAAHSAPPSVCENSSNGVGHSDQPTPNSVHSVSSLSGKDKASGKKSHFTGILPGISGKRLEVGPTTNRWM